In Brachypodium distachyon strain Bd21 chromosome 2, Brachypodium_distachyon_v3.0, whole genome shotgun sequence, one genomic interval encodes:
- the LOC100839501 gene encoding serine/arginine-rich splicing factor RS2Z32 isoform X1 encodes MPRYDDRYDRYGDRYDRYDDRYDRYSDRYDRYDRYGDNTKLYVGRLSTRTRTQDVEYLFGRYGRVRNVELKHDYGFVEFSDPRDADDARYELDGRDFDGSRIIVEFAKGTPRGPGGSFNYVGRSLPPGSGRCFNCGIEGHWARDCKAGNWKNKCYRCGEMGHIEKNCQNSPKNLKRGGRYSRSPSPQRGRSRSRSYSRGHKGYSQSPSPRRDVLEEMPSPRRDDRGAGLKERRPISSSYSPRRSASPSGCNRSPTSNGMSHPPRKQAEGNGSHHSARGDSQSPAHDRRPATNGRGLAPEHDGKSGVPPGT; translated from the exons ATGCCTCGGTACGATGATCGTTATGATCGGTACGGTGACCGTTACGATCGGTACGATGATCGTTATGATCGGTACAGTGACCGTTACGACCGGTATGATAGATACGGCGACAACACCAAGTTGTATGTGGGCCGCCTTTCTACACGCACCCGTACACAGGATGTTGAGTACCTCTTCGGCAGATATGGAAG GGTGCGAAATGTGGAGCTGAAGCATGATTATGGATTTGTT GAGTTTAGCGATCCCCGTGATGCAGATGATGCAAGGTATGAACTTGATGGCCGAGATTTTGATGGGAGCCGCATCATTGTTGAGTTTGCCAAAGGG ACCCCGCGTGGTCCAGGAGGTTCCTTCAATTACGTGGGCAGGAGCCTCCCTCCTGGTTCTGGCCGTTGCTTTAACTGTGGGATCGAAGGCCACTGGGCTCGTGATTGCAAAGCCGGGAACTGGAAAAATAAGTGCTACCGCTGTGGAGAAATGGGCCATATTGAAAAAAACTGCCAGAACAGTCCTAAGAATCTCAA GCGAGGGGGACGCTACTCAAGGTCCCCATCACCTCAGCGTGGAAGGAGCCGAAGCAGGAGTTACAGCAGGGGCCACAAGGGTTACAG TCAAtcgccttctccaaggagggATGTCCTTGAGGAAatgccttctccaaggagggATGATCGTGGCGCTGGTCTCAAGGAAAGGCGGCCAATAAGCTCCAGTTACAGTCCTAGGAGGAGTGCTTCACCTTCAGGTTGCAACCGTAGCCCAACATCGAATGGCATGAGCCACCCACCAAGGAAGCAAGCTGAAGGCAACGGATCGCATCACAGTGCGAGAGGCGACAGCCAGAGCCCAGCCCATGACAGGCGCCCAGCCACCAATGGGCGGGGCTTGGCCCCTGAGCATGATGGCAAATCTGGTGTGCCACCTGGAACTTGA
- the LOC100839501 gene encoding serine/arginine-rich splicing factor RS2Z32 isoform X3 — MVGGYLWWKLVVRNVELKHDYGFVEFSDPRDADDARYELDGRDFDGSRIIVEFAKGTPRGPGGSFNYVGRSLPPGSGRCFNCGIEGHWARDCKAGNWKNKCYRCGEMGHIEKNCQNSPKNLKRGGRYSRSPSPQRGRSRSRSYSRGHKGYSQSPSPRRDVLEEMPSPRRDDRGAGLKERRPISSSYSPRRSASPSGCNRSPTSNGMSHPPRKQAEGNGSHHSARGDSQSPAHDRRPATNGRGLAPEHDGKSGVPPGT; from the exons ATGGTGGGAGGGTACCTTTGGTGGAAATTGGT GGTGCGAAATGTGGAGCTGAAGCATGATTATGGATTTGTT GAGTTTAGCGATCCCCGTGATGCAGATGATGCAAGGTATGAACTTGATGGCCGAGATTTTGATGGGAGCCGCATCATTGTTGAGTTTGCCAAAGGG ACCCCGCGTGGTCCAGGAGGTTCCTTCAATTACGTGGGCAGGAGCCTCCCTCCTGGTTCTGGCCGTTGCTTTAACTGTGGGATCGAAGGCCACTGGGCTCGTGATTGCAAAGCCGGGAACTGGAAAAATAAGTGCTACCGCTGTGGAGAAATGGGCCATATTGAAAAAAACTGCCAGAACAGTCCTAAGAATCTCAA GCGAGGGGGACGCTACTCAAGGTCCCCATCACCTCAGCGTGGAAGGAGCCGAAGCAGGAGTTACAGCAGGGGCCACAAGGGTTACAG TCAAtcgccttctccaaggagggATGTCCTTGAGGAAatgccttctccaaggagggATGATCGTGGCGCTGGTCTCAAGGAAAGGCGGCCAATAAGCTCCAGTTACAGTCCTAGGAGGAGTGCTTCACCTTCAGGTTGCAACCGTAGCCCAACATCGAATGGCATGAGCCACCCACCAAGGAAGCAAGCTGAAGGCAACGGATCGCATCACAGTGCGAGAGGCGACAGCCAGAGCCCAGCCCATGACAGGCGCCCAGCCACCAATGGGCGGGGCTTGGCCCCTGAGCATGATGGCAAATCTGGTGTGCCACCTGGAACTTGA
- the LOC100839501 gene encoding serine/arginine-rich splicing factor RS2Z32 isoform X2, producing MHFCYHLDGFAVSVYRFRRVRNVELKHDYGFVEFSDPRDADDARYELDGRDFDGSRIIVEFAKGTPRGPGGSFNYVGRSLPPGSGRCFNCGIEGHWARDCKAGNWKNKCYRCGEMGHIEKNCQNSPKNLKRGGRYSRSPSPQRGRSRSRSYSRGHKGYSQSPSPRRDVLEEMPSPRRDDRGAGLKERRPISSSYSPRRSASPSGCNRSPTSNGMSHPPRKQAEGNGSHHSARGDSQSPAHDRRPATNGRGLAPEHDGKSGVPPGT from the exons ATGCATTTTTGTTACCATCTTGATGGTTTTGCTGTTTCTGTCTACCGTTTTCGCAGGGTGCGAAATGTGGAGCTGAAGCATGATTATGGATTTGTT GAGTTTAGCGATCCCCGTGATGCAGATGATGCAAGGTATGAACTTGATGGCCGAGATTTTGATGGGAGCCGCATCATTGTTGAGTTTGCCAAAGGG ACCCCGCGTGGTCCAGGAGGTTCCTTCAATTACGTGGGCAGGAGCCTCCCTCCTGGTTCTGGCCGTTGCTTTAACTGTGGGATCGAAGGCCACTGGGCTCGTGATTGCAAAGCCGGGAACTGGAAAAATAAGTGCTACCGCTGTGGAGAAATGGGCCATATTGAAAAAAACTGCCAGAACAGTCCTAAGAATCTCAA GCGAGGGGGACGCTACTCAAGGTCCCCATCACCTCAGCGTGGAAGGAGCCGAAGCAGGAGTTACAGCAGGGGCCACAAGGGTTACAG TCAAtcgccttctccaaggagggATGTCCTTGAGGAAatgccttctccaaggagggATGATCGTGGCGCTGGTCTCAAGGAAAGGCGGCCAATAAGCTCCAGTTACAGTCCTAGGAGGAGTGCTTCACCTTCAGGTTGCAACCGTAGCCCAACATCGAATGGCATGAGCCACCCACCAAGGAAGCAAGCTGAAGGCAACGGATCGCATCACAGTGCGAGAGGCGACAGCCAGAGCCCAGCCCATGACAGGCGCCCAGCCACCAATGGGCGGGGCTTGGCCCCTGAGCATGATGGCAAATCTGGTGTGCCACCTGGAACTTGA